A window of the Lactuca sativa cultivar Salinas chromosome 5, Lsat_Salinas_v11, whole genome shotgun sequence genome harbors these coding sequences:
- the LOC111892277 gene encoding uncharacterized protein LOC111892277, producing MQSRLAVSKLNRILMPTPKSKYQTIHPRLFSSSSSSGKNMEDAMTQGVDTEGETGDAKPDNHDDNIIPTREDHRYMRPKTVPPNLSASKLETPGVNTPFDPHVQQKRTKAELSFGCAGLDGSPWPNENDHKGTERKEQEQEKDDKHYFEHHKASPLSEIEIADSRKPLTRVIHGTGTAGGYFGDEQVMTWTPEQLDTAEQSLLRASQIFRESAARGIPELPHSRRLRQLRGEDI from the coding sequence ATGCAGTCGAGATTAGCAGTCTCTAAGCTCAACCGGATATTAATGCCAACACCCAAATCCAAATATCAAACAATCCACCCACGACTCTtctcctcttcctcctcctctgGTAAGAACATGGAGGATGCCATGACACAAGGAGTTGACACGGAAGGTGAAACCGGAGATGCCAAACCAGATAATCATGATGACAATATTATTCCAACCAGAGAAGACCATCGTTACATGCGTCCTAAGACAGTGCCACCAAATTTGTCAGCCTCAAAGCTAGAAACTCCGGGGGTGAACACGCCGTTTGATCCTCACGTCCAGCAAAAGCGCACCAAGGCGGAGCTCAGCTTCGGCTGCGCGGGACTAGATGGTTCACCATGGCCGAATGAGAATGATCACAAAGGTACTGAAAGGAAGGAACAAGAGCAAGAGAAGGATGATAAACACTACTTTGAGCACCACAAGGCTTCTCCCTTGTCGGAAATTGAGATAGCTGATTCCAGGAAACCTCTTACTAGGGTCATTCATGGGACGGGGACGGCGGGTGGTTATTTTGGTGATGAGCAGGTGATGACGTGGACACCGGAGCAACTTGATACTGCGGAGCAGTCTCTACTAAGAGCCTCACAGATATTTCGAGAATCAGCTGCCAGAGGAATTCCGGAACTGCCTCATTCAAGGAGACTCAGACAGCTTCGTGGCGAGGATATATAA
- the LOC111892259 gene encoding uncharacterized protein LOC111892259 — protein sequence MAKKLVKYSVVDAFTDTAFKGNPAAVCWLEEIEKDDKWLQSVATEFNLSETCYLTPIVDQGSENPRFHLRWFTPVAEVELCGHATLAASHFLFESGLVKSNTVEFSTLSGILTAKKVPESSNENGASQASFLIELNFPVVPVSDSNDVEVSTIISEILNGVSVVDVKKTASDDILVVLPSGKEVAELKPQFDKMRKAPGRGILITGLAPNGSGFDFYSRFFCPNYGIDEDPVTGSAHCALAAYWNDKLEKCDFAAYQASPRGGILDIHLDNKNQRVLLRGKAITVMEGSLLV from the exons ATGGCGAAAAAGCTTGTCAAATATTCCGTG GTGGATGCATTTACTGATACGGCGTTCAAAGGAAATCCGGCGGCTGTGTGTTGGTTAGAGGAGATAGAGAAAGATGATAAGTGGTTGCAGTCGGTTGCGACCGAATTCAATTTATCCGAGACTTGTTACTTGACTCCAATCGTCGACCAGGGCTCGGAGAATCCTAGATTCCATCTCAGATGGTTCACTCCTGTAGCTGAG GTTGAACTTTGTGGTCATGCTACTTTAGCAGCCTCTCACTTCCTTTTCGAATCAGGCTTGGTGAAATCTAACACAGTTGAATTCTCAACCCTTTCTGGAATTTTGACTGCCAAAAAAGTTCCTGAAAGTAGCAACGAAAATGGTGCATCACAAGCCAGCTTCCTGATTGAACTGAACTTCCCTGTTGTTCCAGTTTCAGATTCTAATGATGTTGAGGTTTCAACAATAATTTCTGAAATATTGAATGGTGTTTCCGTTGTTGATGTAAAGAAGACAGCATCTGATGACATCCTT GTGGTTCTTCCATCGGGAAAGGAAGTTGCAGAATTGAAGCCGCAGTTTGATAAGATGAGAAAAGCACCAGGCAGAGGGATATTAATCACAGGACTTGCGCCTAATGGATCGGGGTTTGACTTTTATAGTCGATTCTTCTGCCCTAACTATGGAATTGATGAG GATCCTGTTACCGGAAGTGCACACTGTGCCCTAGCAGCCTATTGGAACGATAAGTTGGAGAAATGTGATTTTGCTGCATACCAAGCATCACCTAGAGGTGGCATTTTAGATATCCATCTAGATAACAAGAATCAAAGAGTACTTCTTCGAGGTAAAGCCATCACAGTCATGGAAGGCTCTCTTTTGGTCTGA
- the LOC111892267 gene encoding uncharacterized protein LOC111892267 isoform X1 produces the protein MATPDVFLQGEHDIFSSASRFDHTKGDAKSRGFALEKKIEYLESLNDRVSNRRARRWINDRILLELVPRLTGDEIRGLFAPPPWGDEAQPSPFCFTNVGEWDKFRNIDMDKEAGAIEALKGSSSSKKKSRVDADKIAALTAWHRVDCKTRDAFRRSFLPELVNGYEESIRAFVSEAGNEEVLVIYVQDPFHRLLLHGVCEFYNLVSTTETETKGTKVLKMTKIKKKKAGNNELPIISLCQFMKMAKADRYR, from the exons ATGGCAACCCCAGATGTTTTTTTGCAGGGAGAACACGATATTTTCTCATCGGCTTCTCGATTTGATCATACGAAAG GCGATGCGAAATCCCGAGGATTTGCGCTTGAGAAAAAAATCGAATATCTTGAGAGCTTGAACGACAGA GTCAGCAACAGACGTGCACGAAGATGGATAAATGATCGTATCTTGTTGGAGCTTGTACCTCGTTTGACTGGAGATGAAATTAGAGGCCTGTTTGCTCCACCACCTTGGG GTGATGAGGCACAACCTTCACCCTTTTGCTTCACAAACGTGGGGGAGTGGGACAAATTTAGGAACATAGACATGGATAAGGAG GCTGGTGCAATAGAAGCACTTAAAGGTTCTTCTTCATCAAAGAAGAAAAGCCGTGTGGATGCTGATAAGATAGCTGCTTTGACTGCATGGCACAGGGTTGACTGCAAAACTAGAGACGCATTCCGCCGAAGCTTTCTTCCTGAACTTGTTAATGGTTATGAG GAGAGCATTCGGGCATTTGTTTCGGAGGCAGGTAATGAGGAAGTTCTGGTGATATATGTCCAAGACCCTTTCCATAGGTTGCTACTTCATGGTGTTTGTGAG TTCTATAACTTGGTCTCAACTACCGAGACCGAAACAAAAGGGACAAAGGTTTTGAAGATGACaaaaatcaagaagaagaaagcgGGTAACAACGAGCTCCCAATCATTTCACTTTGCCAGTTTATGAAAATGGCGAAAG CTGATAGATATAGATAA
- the LOC111892267 gene encoding uncharacterized protein LOC111892267 isoform X2: protein MATPDVFLQGEHDIFSSASRFDHTKGDAKSRGFALEKKIEYLESLNDRVSNRRARRWINDRILLELVPRLTGDEIRGLFAPPPWGDEAQPSPFCFTNVGEWDKFRNIDMDKEAGAIEALKGSSSSKKKSRVDADKIAALTAWHRVDCKTRDAFRRSFLPELVNGYEESIRAFVSEAGNEEVLVIYVQDPFHRLLLHGVCEFYNLVSTTETETKGTKVLKMTKIKKKKAGNNELPIISLCQFMKMAKGGFW, encoded by the exons ATGGCAACCCCAGATGTTTTTTTGCAGGGAGAACACGATATTTTCTCATCGGCTTCTCGATTTGATCATACGAAAG GCGATGCGAAATCCCGAGGATTTGCGCTTGAGAAAAAAATCGAATATCTTGAGAGCTTGAACGACAGA GTCAGCAACAGACGTGCACGAAGATGGATAAATGATCGTATCTTGTTGGAGCTTGTACCTCGTTTGACTGGAGATGAAATTAGAGGCCTGTTTGCTCCACCACCTTGGG GTGATGAGGCACAACCTTCACCCTTTTGCTTCACAAACGTGGGGGAGTGGGACAAATTTAGGAACATAGACATGGATAAGGAG GCTGGTGCAATAGAAGCACTTAAAGGTTCTTCTTCATCAAAGAAGAAAAGCCGTGTGGATGCTGATAAGATAGCTGCTTTGACTGCATGGCACAGGGTTGACTGCAAAACTAGAGACGCATTCCGCCGAAGCTTTCTTCCTGAACTTGTTAATGGTTATGAG GAGAGCATTCGGGCATTTGTTTCGGAGGCAGGTAATGAGGAAGTTCTGGTGATATATGTCCAAGACCCTTTCCATAGGTTGCTACTTCATGGTGTTTGTGAG TTCTATAACTTGGTCTCAACTACCGAGACCGAAACAAAAGGGACAAAGGTTTTGAAGATGACaaaaatcaagaagaagaaagcgGGTAACAACGAGCTCCCAATCATTTCACTTTGCCAGTTTATGAAAATGGCGAAAGGTGGGTTCTGGTAA